A region from the Phycodurus eques isolate BA_2022a chromosome 12, UOR_Pequ_1.1, whole genome shotgun sequence genome encodes:
- the aff3 gene encoding AF4/FMR2 family member 3 isoform X1: MTQSWPSQQALAGDRRILFNPTDGEQPTTQRRQGRGDAQPPTNRHPRVAPHKSMLVDDLKLSSDEDDVQREGDSHCRFKPVNTATHESASWDRHSPSHTNGRRARNSSSDSSQSHSSVESVSGSLRSRSSSPAASPRDAQSPRSSNKESDRPTAAQWQFDKWLKKSQKKAAPSDHFPTRSIPGNLPSPHTLRAPSPARCWDSNREYGPSRSPVPSPQSSCRPGGPPLSPGYSFCPSPLPSTCPSPSNSRYSPGPSPVSSGFPSPCGSPRAERSPGPIQRDPRESPTPSPSQCHRYPEVQSHLYPVPPPRRTKVRSRIGPLSNSNAKTKHTNSTEPPLHQHRPKARPTEGRDHRQNKSKAVLRPQSNSHPVTKKPAKHTSHYELIQGGRPGRSSDRETRHPVRHSSQHNTARTKHHLPTGCKTAVSQSSTAKAAGNNHLRPGPNLQPWAKASPVNVSPFKTSHEKLQPKKREVVHREVPHTEGEGRKDKRKEGRKEEKRLAEEQLLRPRWIESSAEEEEGEVVLVERQRRPREEQQSRESQTIHSKERQRRHDQLRRHRRGEKEVNRRDASSSLSPPRRRRSPSSSASSNSDSEYQVAKVPADSTSLRSLRKRGHRGSGRPDAGESRGTHSESPAEGQQSETGHKLYTLVPFGRSEQAAPPSQRGLRNLVVHIDLCLLKRVPDTAVNSALKATNPSSSSSSSSSTTKDKQTEAMKHLYTPDTVSQDSRRKRKLENGVSHKESKRNVPHTKDVAGRTESSSLAAERDFSTETVHNGFLEEYLDSKRPLSPLSPLSDSPEPSNLSSKAKNSEVYRRNKDKNRDSALKPKKEVDCVKVSRQPLSASWGPAGHRAAVSNTETPHHAEYYLHEAKRMKHRADAMVDKLAKAVNYVDAALSFMECGKAMERGPLEAKSPYTMYAETVELIRYAMRLKSHAGPGARQEDKQLAVLCFRCLALLYWQMFRLKKDHALKYSKVLLDYFKTSPKVPPMPSCWNDTGKDTGGPPPSVLTDATAPSLISIPQRIHQMAASHLNITNSVLYSYEYWEVADNLAKESKEFFNYLNTLSGPLTLHSSIAHAVQYTRQALQWIRISAKLN; encoded by the exons ATGACTCAGTCGTGGCCTTCCCAACAAGCCTTAGCGGGTGACCGGCGGATTCTCTTCAACCCTACG GATGGAGAACAGCCGACAACACAACGGAGGCAAG GGCGGGGGGATGCTCAGCCGCCGACGAACCGTCATCCCCGCGTGGCGCCTCACAAGTC GATGCTTGTCGATGACCTAAAATTAAGCAGCGATGAGGACGACGTGCAAAGGGAAGGTGATTCTCATTGCCGATTCAAGCCTGTTAACACA GCTACTCATGAATCCGCTTCCTGGGACAGACACAG CCCGTCGCACACAAATGGCAGGAGGGCGAGAAATTCCAGCTCGGACTCCTCGCAATCCCACTCTTCCGTGGAGTCGGTCAGCGGCAGCCTTCGTTCCCGGAGCTCCAGCCCAGCTGCCTCACCCAGAGACGCGCAATCCCCACGCAGCAGCAACAAGGAG AGCGATCGGCCCACAGCTGCCCAGTGGCAATTCGATAAGTGGCTGAAGAAGTCCCAGAAAAAAGCAGCTCCAAGTGACCATTTTCCCACCCGTAGCATTCCCGGAAACCTTCCCTCTCCGCACACGCTCCGAGCGCCGTCTCCGGCGAGATGCTGGGACAGCAATCGGGAATACGGCCCTAGCCGAAGTCCCGTTCCCAGCCCGCAGTCGAGCTGCAGGCCCGGCGGCCCCCCGTTGAGTCCCGGTTACAGCTTCTGTCCGAGCCCGCTTCCTAGCACCTGCCCGAGTCCTAGCAATAGCAGGTACAGTCCTGGACCGAGTCCAGTTTCAAGTGGTTTCCCAAGTCCGTGCGGGAGCCCGAGAGCGGAGCGGAGCCCGGGGCCAATTCAGAGAGACCCTCGGGAAAGTCCCACTCCATCGCCTTCCCAGTGCCACCGCTACCCTGAGGTTCAAAGTCATCTGTACCCAGTGCCACCTCCCCGCAGGACAAAAGTTAGGTCACGGATTGGCCCATTGTCTAACTCTAACGCCAAAACCAAGCACACAAATAGCACAGAGCCTCCCCTTCATCAGCACAGGCCCAAGGCGAGGCCCACAGAAGGCAGAGAccacagacaaaacaaatccaAAGCCGTTTTAAGACCACAGAGCAATTCCCATCCAGTCACTAAAAAGCCAGCCAAACACACATCACATTACGAGCTGATCCAGGGAGGCCGACCCGGCCGCAGCTCCGACCGCGAGACTCGGCATCCAGTTCGGCACAGTTCTCAACACAATACAGCGAGAACAAAACACCATCTTCCCACTGGCTGTAAAACCGCCGTCAGTCAAAGTTCGACCGCTAAAGCTGCCGGTAATAATCACTTGAGACCGGGTCCTAATCTACAACCGTGGGCCAAGGCGAGTCCTGTTAATGTTAGTCCTTTCAAAACATCACACGAGAAGCTCCAGCCCAAGAAACGTGAGGTGGTCCACAGAGAAGTTCCTCACACCGAAGGCGAGGGGAGGAAGGACAAGAGGAAAGAgggaagaaaggaagaaaagagGCTGGCGGAGGAGCAGCTCCTGAGACCTCGCTGGATCGAGAGTTCcgcagaagaggaggaaggggaGGTGGTCCTTGTCGAGAGGCAGAGGCGGCCTCGCGAGGAACAACAAAGCCGTGAGAGTCAAACAATCCACTCGAAAGAGCGACAGCGCCGTCACGATCAGCTGCGCCGACATAGACGAGGTGAGAAAGAGGTGAACCGGCGAGACGCTTCGTCTTCACTCAGCCCTCCTCGTCGGCGACGGTCCCCCTCATCCTCTGCCTCGTCAAATTCCGATTCGGAATATCAAGTCGCCAAGGTTCCGGCGGACTCCACTTCACTCCGGAGTCTCCGCAAGAGAGGCCACCGCGGCTCCGGAAGACCCGATGCCGGCGAGTCCCGAGGAACGCACTCAGAGAGCCCAGCCGAGGGGCAGCAGAGCGAGACCGGGCACAAACTCTACACGCTGGTCCCGTTCGGGCGAAGCGAGCAGGCCGCGCCGCCTTCCCAACGAGGGCTGCGAAACCTGGTGGTGCACATTGACCTCTGTCTCCTCAAGAGGGTCCCGGACACTGCTGTTAATTCCGCCCTCAAAGCCACTaacccttcctcctcctcctcctcttcttcttcgacgaccaaagacaaacaaacgGAGGCTATGAAACATCTGTATACGCCTGACACCGTCTCACAAGACAGCAGAAGGAAACGCAAG TTGGAGAATGGCGTCTCACATAAAGAAAGCAAGAGGAACGTGCCGCATACGAAAGACGTCGCCGGTCGCACAGAGTCATCGTCGCTTGCGGCTGAGCGCGACTTTTCAACTGAGACCGTGCATAATGG ATTTTTGGAGGAGTACTTGGACAGTAAGCGGCCATTATCTCCCCTGTCGCCGCTGTCTGACAGCCCCGAGCCCAGCAACCTTTCATCCAAAGCAAAAAACAGCGAGGTTTATCGCAGGAACAAAGATAAGAACCGAGATTCGGCACTAAAG CCCAAAAAGGAGGTGGATTGTGTAAAAGTGTCCAGACAGCCTTTGTCAGCGTCTTGGGGCCCTGCCGGACACAGAGCGGCCGTGTCGAACACAGAAAC GCCGCACCACGCCGAGTACTACCTACACGAAGCCAAAAGGATGAAGCACCGTGCAGACGCCATG GTGGACAAGCTGGCAAAAGCCGTGAATTACGTCGACGCTGCTCTCTCGTTCATGGAATGCGGCAAAGCGATGGAGCGAGGCCCGCTGGAGGCAAAATCCCCCTACACCATGTACGCCGAGACGGTGGAGCTCATAAG GTATGCAATGAGGCTAAAGAGCCACGCCGGTCCCGGAGCGCGACAAGAAGACAAACAGCTGGCGGTACTCTG CTTTCGGTGTCTCGCCCTCCTCTACTGGCAGATGTTTCGTTTAAAGAAGGACCACGCACTGAAATACTCCAAAGTACTGCTCGACTACTTTAAG ACTTCTCCCAAAGTGCCTCCGATGCCATCCTGCTGGAATGACACCGGGAA GGATACAGGAGGGCCCCCTCCTTCTGTCCTGACCGATGCCACCGCCCCCTCACTCATAAGCATCCCTCAACGTATCCACCAGATGGCGGCGAGTCACCTGAACATCACCAACAGTGTCCTGTACAGCTACGAGTACTGGGAGGTTGCTGACAACCTTGCAAAGGAGAGTAAAG AGTTCTTCAACTACTTGAATACTCTGTCCGGGCCGTTGACGCTTCACAGCAGCATCGCTCACGCAGTGCAGTACACCAGGCAAGCTCTTCAGTGGATCCGCATCAGTGCCAAACTTAACTAA
- the aff3 gene encoding AF4/FMR2 family member 3 isoform X2 yields the protein MTQSWPSQQALAGDRRILFNPTDGEQPTTQRRQGRGDAQPPTNRHPRVAPHKSMLVDDLKLSSDEDDVQREGDSHCRFKPVNTATHESASWDRHSPSHTNGRRARNSSSDSSQSHSSVESVSGSLRSRSSSPAASPRDAQSPRSSNKESDRPTAAQWQFDKWLKKSQKKAAPSDHFPTRSIPGNLPSPHTLRAPSPARCWDSNREYGPSRSPVPSPQSSCRPGGPPLSPGYSFCPSPLPSTCPSPSNSRYSPGPSPVSSGFPSPCGSPRAERSPGPIQRDPRESPTPSPSQCHRYPEVQSHLYPVPPPRRTKVRSRIGPLSNSNAKTKHTNSTEPPLHQHRPKARPTEGRDHRQNKSKAVLRPQSNSHPVTKKPAKHTSHYELIQGGRPGRSSDRETRHPVRHSSQHNTARTKHHLPTGCKTAVSQSSTAKAAGNNHLRPGPNLQPWAKASPVNVSPFKTSHEKLQPKKREVVHREVPHTEGEGRKDKRKEGRKEEKRLAEEQLLRPRWIESSAEEEEGEVVLVERQRRPREEQQSRESQTIHSKERQRRHDQLRRHRRGEKEVNRRDASSSLSPPRRRRSPSSSASSNSDSEYQVAKVPADSTSLRSLRKRGHRGSGRPDAGESRGTHSESPAEGQQSETGHKLYTLVPFGRSEQAAPPSQRGLRNLVVHIDLCLLKRVPDTAVNSALKATNPSSSSSSSSSTTKDKQTEAMKHLYTPDTVSQDSRRKRKLENGVSHKESKRNVPHTKDVAGRTESSSLAAERDFSTETVHNGFLEEYLDSKRPLSPLSPLSDSPEPSNLSSKAKNSEVYRRNKDKNRDSALKPKKEVDCVKVSRQPLSASWGPAGHRAAVSNTETPHHAEYYLHEAKRMKHRADAMVDKLAKAVNYVDAALSFMECGKAMERGPLEAKSPYTMYAETVELISFRCLALLYWQMFRLKKDHALKYSKVLLDYFKTSPKVPPMPSCWNDTGKDTGGPPPSVLTDATAPSLISIPQRIHQMAASHLNITNSVLYSYEYWEVADNLAKESKEFFNYLNTLSGPLTLHSSIAHAVQYTRQALQWIRISAKLN from the exons ATGACTCAGTCGTGGCCTTCCCAACAAGCCTTAGCGGGTGACCGGCGGATTCTCTTCAACCCTACG GATGGAGAACAGCCGACAACACAACGGAGGCAAG GGCGGGGGGATGCTCAGCCGCCGACGAACCGTCATCCCCGCGTGGCGCCTCACAAGTC GATGCTTGTCGATGACCTAAAATTAAGCAGCGATGAGGACGACGTGCAAAGGGAAGGTGATTCTCATTGCCGATTCAAGCCTGTTAACACA GCTACTCATGAATCCGCTTCCTGGGACAGACACAG CCCGTCGCACACAAATGGCAGGAGGGCGAGAAATTCCAGCTCGGACTCCTCGCAATCCCACTCTTCCGTGGAGTCGGTCAGCGGCAGCCTTCGTTCCCGGAGCTCCAGCCCAGCTGCCTCACCCAGAGACGCGCAATCCCCACGCAGCAGCAACAAGGAG AGCGATCGGCCCACAGCTGCCCAGTGGCAATTCGATAAGTGGCTGAAGAAGTCCCAGAAAAAAGCAGCTCCAAGTGACCATTTTCCCACCCGTAGCATTCCCGGAAACCTTCCCTCTCCGCACACGCTCCGAGCGCCGTCTCCGGCGAGATGCTGGGACAGCAATCGGGAATACGGCCCTAGCCGAAGTCCCGTTCCCAGCCCGCAGTCGAGCTGCAGGCCCGGCGGCCCCCCGTTGAGTCCCGGTTACAGCTTCTGTCCGAGCCCGCTTCCTAGCACCTGCCCGAGTCCTAGCAATAGCAGGTACAGTCCTGGACCGAGTCCAGTTTCAAGTGGTTTCCCAAGTCCGTGCGGGAGCCCGAGAGCGGAGCGGAGCCCGGGGCCAATTCAGAGAGACCCTCGGGAAAGTCCCACTCCATCGCCTTCCCAGTGCCACCGCTACCCTGAGGTTCAAAGTCATCTGTACCCAGTGCCACCTCCCCGCAGGACAAAAGTTAGGTCACGGATTGGCCCATTGTCTAACTCTAACGCCAAAACCAAGCACACAAATAGCACAGAGCCTCCCCTTCATCAGCACAGGCCCAAGGCGAGGCCCACAGAAGGCAGAGAccacagacaaaacaaatccaAAGCCGTTTTAAGACCACAGAGCAATTCCCATCCAGTCACTAAAAAGCCAGCCAAACACACATCACATTACGAGCTGATCCAGGGAGGCCGACCCGGCCGCAGCTCCGACCGCGAGACTCGGCATCCAGTTCGGCACAGTTCTCAACACAATACAGCGAGAACAAAACACCATCTTCCCACTGGCTGTAAAACCGCCGTCAGTCAAAGTTCGACCGCTAAAGCTGCCGGTAATAATCACTTGAGACCGGGTCCTAATCTACAACCGTGGGCCAAGGCGAGTCCTGTTAATGTTAGTCCTTTCAAAACATCACACGAGAAGCTCCAGCCCAAGAAACGTGAGGTGGTCCACAGAGAAGTTCCTCACACCGAAGGCGAGGGGAGGAAGGACAAGAGGAAAGAgggaagaaaggaagaaaagagGCTGGCGGAGGAGCAGCTCCTGAGACCTCGCTGGATCGAGAGTTCcgcagaagaggaggaaggggaGGTGGTCCTTGTCGAGAGGCAGAGGCGGCCTCGCGAGGAACAACAAAGCCGTGAGAGTCAAACAATCCACTCGAAAGAGCGACAGCGCCGTCACGATCAGCTGCGCCGACATAGACGAGGTGAGAAAGAGGTGAACCGGCGAGACGCTTCGTCTTCACTCAGCCCTCCTCGTCGGCGACGGTCCCCCTCATCCTCTGCCTCGTCAAATTCCGATTCGGAATATCAAGTCGCCAAGGTTCCGGCGGACTCCACTTCACTCCGGAGTCTCCGCAAGAGAGGCCACCGCGGCTCCGGAAGACCCGATGCCGGCGAGTCCCGAGGAACGCACTCAGAGAGCCCAGCCGAGGGGCAGCAGAGCGAGACCGGGCACAAACTCTACACGCTGGTCCCGTTCGGGCGAAGCGAGCAGGCCGCGCCGCCTTCCCAACGAGGGCTGCGAAACCTGGTGGTGCACATTGACCTCTGTCTCCTCAAGAGGGTCCCGGACACTGCTGTTAATTCCGCCCTCAAAGCCACTaacccttcctcctcctcctcctcttcttcttcgacgaccaaagacaaacaaacgGAGGCTATGAAACATCTGTATACGCCTGACACCGTCTCACAAGACAGCAGAAGGAAACGCAAG TTGGAGAATGGCGTCTCACATAAAGAAAGCAAGAGGAACGTGCCGCATACGAAAGACGTCGCCGGTCGCACAGAGTCATCGTCGCTTGCGGCTGAGCGCGACTTTTCAACTGAGACCGTGCATAATGG ATTTTTGGAGGAGTACTTGGACAGTAAGCGGCCATTATCTCCCCTGTCGCCGCTGTCTGACAGCCCCGAGCCCAGCAACCTTTCATCCAAAGCAAAAAACAGCGAGGTTTATCGCAGGAACAAAGATAAGAACCGAGATTCGGCACTAAAG CCCAAAAAGGAGGTGGATTGTGTAAAAGTGTCCAGACAGCCTTTGTCAGCGTCTTGGGGCCCTGCCGGACACAGAGCGGCCGTGTCGAACACAGAAAC GCCGCACCACGCCGAGTACTACCTACACGAAGCCAAAAGGATGAAGCACCGTGCAGACGCCATG GTGGACAAGCTGGCAAAAGCCGTGAATTACGTCGACGCTGCTCTCTCGTTCATGGAATGCGGCAAAGCGATGGAGCGAGGCCCGCTGGAGGCAAAATCCCCCTACACCATGTACGCCGAGACGGTGGAGCTCATAAG CTTTCGGTGTCTCGCCCTCCTCTACTGGCAGATGTTTCGTTTAAAGAAGGACCACGCACTGAAATACTCCAAAGTACTGCTCGACTACTTTAAG ACTTCTCCCAAAGTGCCTCCGATGCCATCCTGCTGGAATGACACCGGGAA GGATACAGGAGGGCCCCCTCCTTCTGTCCTGACCGATGCCACCGCCCCCTCACTCATAAGCATCCCTCAACGTATCCACCAGATGGCGGCGAGTCACCTGAACATCACCAACAGTGTCCTGTACAGCTACGAGTACTGGGAGGTTGCTGACAACCTTGCAAAGGAGAGTAAAG AGTTCTTCAACTACTTGAATACTCTGTCCGGGCCGTTGACGCTTCACAGCAGCATCGCTCACGCAGTGCAGTACACCAGGCAAGCTCTTCAGTGGATCCGCATCAGTGCCAAACTTAACTAA